The following proteins are co-located in the Macadamia integrifolia cultivar HAES 741 chromosome 3, SCU_Mint_v3, whole genome shotgun sequence genome:
- the LOC122074425 gene encoding probable leucine-rich repeat receptor-like protein kinase At1g35710 — protein MASTCSSPFIPSMTTLFFSLSTFAFFLLSAISPVSTSSTSSAFTSTTTITAAQQTEALLNWKATLLHSHLILPSWTLTNSSSYSHSHSHPSHSHSHPCNWVGIVCNQLGSVSHIQLPDMGLQGTLKSFNFTTFPDLVHLQLTNFSLIGTIPFQISSLSRLRFLSLSYNQLYGEIPSEITMLTSLQFLYLGANHLSGSIPSGIGKMNHLIELYVGENNLNGSILASLGDLYNVTLLDLSVNSLSGSIPSEIGNLKNLTILSLYQNNFSGPIPLEIGNLASLVELDFSENLLTGLIPITFGNLTKLSLLNLLGNQLSGIIPASIGNLKNLSELYMCSNSLTGSIPSTFGNLTKLTKLYLYQNNLSGPIPLEIGNLKNLKTLYLYKNNISGPIPSEIGNLASLVELDFAENLLTGSIPITFGNLTKLSFLYLFGNQLSGIIPASMGNLKNLSELYMDSNSLTGSIPSTFGNLNKLTKLFLYKNNLSDPIPLEIGNLASLLNLDFSENLLTGSIPITIGNLTKLSILNLFRNQLSGIIPASIGNLASLVQLIFYENLLTGLIPITIGNLTKLSILKLFGNQLSGVIPASIGNLKSLVNLQLSQNNFSGNLPQQLCIGGSLSYFIAKNNSFTGPIPQGLRNCTSLLRVRLENNQLEGNISEVFGSYPHLNYIDLSNNKLYGEISPNWGKCPNLTSLRMSRNEITGRIPLELVGKSSQLQRLDLSSNRLFGEIPKELGEMKALSSLNLSGNQLSGRLPSEIGKLSNLEDLDLSVNNLSGPIPQHLGDCSKLIYLHLGMNRFNGSIPNQMGNLISLQILMDLSHNQLSGVIPSEIGQLHSLEILNLSHNMLSGSIPPSLEQLLSLTSIDISYNELEGPIPDIKAFKDAPKEAFTSNKALCGNASKNLPSCSSSMVEKRNTGKKHKFIICILLPILSVMLLLSIVIRIVWVFHRKGKKKIEMGQTERIHQIDLFAIYNYDGRIVHENIIEATEIFDDKHCIGKGGYGSVYKATLSTGQVVAVKKLHPLQEDADNMVNLKHFTNEIRALTEIRHRNIVKFYGFCSHAQHSYLVYEYLERGSLAKILGDVEKAIELDWIKRISVIKGVANALSYMHHDCSPPIIHRDVSSSNILLDSEYEASVSDFGIARILMPDSSNWTSLAGTYGYIAPEFAYTMKVTEKCDVYSFGVITIETLMGRHPSELLSSLSLSSLSSLASSSIVQTMMLKDVLDQRLPPPTTEVYGPMVSMAKIAFACLNVDPQSRPTMKHVSQELSSHKPFSLESFHTITLEEFLHGGRVLG, from the exons ATGGCTTCTACTTGCTCTTCCCCCTTTATTCCCTCCATGACAacccttttcttctccctctcaacCTTTGCTTTCTTCTTACTTTCTGCTATTTCACCTGTTTCGACTTCTTCTACTTCGTCTGCGTTTACTTCTACCACTACCATCACTGCTGCTCAACAAACAGAGGCTCTCTTGAACTGGAAAGCCACCCTCCTCCACTCTCATCTTATTCTGCCTTCTTGGACACTCACCAATTCTTCCTCTTAttcccattcccattcccacccttcccattcccattcccaCCCTTGCAATTGGGTAGGTATTGTTTGCAATCAGCTCGGCAGTGTCTCCCACATACAACTACCGGATATGGGTTTGCAAGGTACGCTCAAAAGCTTCAACTTTACTACTTTCCCCGATCTTGTTCATCTTCAACTCACCAACTTTTCTCTCATTGGTACCATTCCTTTTCAGATAAGTAGCCTTTCCAGACTTAGATTCCTATCTCTGTCTTACAATCAACTCTACGGTGAAATTCCATCAGAGATCACTATGCTAACAAGTCTTCAATTCTTATATCTTGGTGCTAATCATCTCAGTGGCTCTATACCATCGGGTATAGGAAAGATGAATCATCTTATAGAACTATATGTGGGTGAAAACAATCTCAATGGTTCAATTCTTGCATCTTTGGGTGATTTGTACAATGTTACTCTTTTAGACCTCTCTGTTAATTCACTTTCTGGCTCTATTCCTTCAGAAATAGGAAACTTGAAAAATCTGACAATATTATCTCTGTATCAGAATAATTTTTCTGGTCCTATTCCCTTGGAAATAGGAAACTTGGCATCCCTTGTAGAAttagatttttctgaaaatctTTTGACTGGTTTGATTCCCATCACTTTTGGAAACTTGACCAAGTTATCCTTATTGAACTTGCTTGGAAATCAATTATCCGGTATCATCCCTGCATCCATAGGAAATTTGAAAAATCTAAGTGAGTTATATATGTGTAGTAATTCTCTAACAGGATCCATCCCTTCCACATTTGGGAACCTAACCAAGTTGACCAAGTTATATCTGTATCAAAATAATCTTTCTGGTCCCATTCCTTTAGAAATAGGAAACTTGAAAAATCTGAAAACATTATATCTGTATAAGAATAATATTTCTGGTCCCATTCCTTCGGAAATAGGAAACTTGGCATCCCTTGTAGAATTAGATTTTGCTGAAAATCTCTTGACTGGTTCGATTCCCATCACTTTTGGAAACTTGACCAAGTTATCCTTCTTGTACTTGTTTGGAAATCAATTATCCGGCATCATCCCTGCATCCATGGGAAATTTGAAAAATCTGAGTGAGTTATATATGGATAGTAATTCTCTGACAGGATCCATCCCTTCCACATTTGGGAACCTAAACAAGCTGACCAAGTTATTTCTGTATAAAAATAATCTTTCTGATCCTATTCCTTTAGAAATAGGAAACTTGGCATCCCttttaaatttggatttttctgaaaaTCTTCTAACAGGTTCGATTCCCATCACTATTGGAAACTTAACCAAGTTATCCATCTTGAACTTGTTTAGAAATCAATTATCCGGCATCATCCCTGCATCCATTGGAAACTTGGCATCCCTTGtacaattaattttttatgaaaatcttCTGACAGGTTTGATTCCCATCACTATTGGAAACTTAACCAAGTTATCCATCTTGAAATTGTTTGGCAATCAATTATCCGGCGTCATCCCAGCATCCATTGGAAACTTGAAAAGCTTAGTTAACTTGCAACTCAGTCAAAATAATTTCTCTGGCAATTTACCGCAACAACTATGCATTGGAGGATCACTTTCATATTTCATTGCAAAGAACAATAGTTTCACGGGTCCCATCCCACAAGGCTTGAGAAATTGCACAAGCTTATTGAGAGTCAGACTAGAAAACAACCAACTGGAGGGAAATATTTCAGAAGTTTTTGGTTCGTACCCACATTTGAATTACATCGATCTGAGTAATAACAAACTCTATGGTGAGATTTCACCAAATTGGGGAAAGTGCCCAAATCTTACAAGCCTACGGATGTCGAGGAATGAGATTACTGGTAGGATACCTCTAGAGCTTGTTGGGAAGTCATCTCAACTACAGAGACTTGACCTGTCTTCCAACCGTTTATTTGGAGAGATTCCTAAGGAATTAGGGGAGATGAAGGCTTTGTCTAGCCTGAATTTGAGCGGTAACCAGCTTTCAGGCAGGTTGCCATCGGAAATTGGAAAGTTGTCTAACTTAGAAGATCTTGACTTATCAGTCAATAATCTAAGTGGACCTATTCCACAGCACCTAGGGGATTGCTCCAAATTGATATACCTACACTTGGGTATGAACCGATTTAATGGAAGCATTCCAAACCAAATGGGTAACCTGATTTCACTACAAATTCTAATGGATCTTAGTCATAATCAACTCTCGGGAGTGATACCATCAGAGATTGGGCAATTGCATAGTCTAGAAATTTTAAATCTCTCACACAATATGCTCTCCGGCTCCATTCCCCCATCATTGGAACAATTGTTGAGTTTGACATCCATTGACATATCATATAATGAGTTGGAAGGTCCGATTCCCGATATTAAAGCCTTCAAAGATGCTCCTAAAGAGGCTTTCACCAGTAATAAAGCATTGTGTGGGAATGCTTCAAAAAATTTGCCCTCTTGCAGTTCTTCAATGGTAGAAAAGAGGAATACTGGAAAGAAGCACAAATTCATCATTTGTATCTTACTTCCTATTTTGagtgtgatgcttctactatcCATAGTTATAAGAATTGTTTGGGTTTTTcatagaaagggaaagaaaaagattgaaATGGGACAAACGGAAAGAATTCATCAGATAGATCTATTCGCAATATATAACTATGATGGTAGAATTGTGCATGAAAATATCATTGAAGCCACAGAGATATTTGATGACAAGCATTGCATTGGGAAGGGAGGCTATGGAAGTGTTTACAAAGCAACTTTATCAACCGGTCAAGTGGTAGCTGTGAAGAAGCTTCATCCATTACAAGAAGATGCTGACAACATGGTCAACCTAAAGCATTTTACAAATGAGATTCGTGCATTAACTGAAATACGACATCGCAACATTGTTAAATTCTATGGTTTTTGTTCACATGCACAACActcatatttggtttatgaatATTTGGAAAGGGGAAGTTTGGCGAAGATCCTAGGAGATGTGGAGAAGGCAATAGAGTTGGATTGGATCAAGAGAATAAGTGTAATTAAAGGTGTGGCCAATGCGCTATCTTACATGCACCATGATTGCTCGCCACCAATTATTCATAGAGATGTATCAAGTAGCAATATTTTGTTGGATTCAGAGTATGAGGCTAGTGTGTCGGATTTTGGCATTGCAAGGATTCTAATGCCCGATTCAAGTAATTGGACTTCTCTTGCAGGCACTTATGGTTATATTGCTCCag AGTTTGCTTATACAATGAAGGTGACAGAAAAGTGTGATGTATATAGCTTCGGTGTGATAACAATAGAAACATTAATGGGAAGGCACCCCAGTGAACTCCTTTCATCTTTATCActatcatcattgtcatcattgGCATCATCATCAATTGTGCAGACGATGATGTTGAAAGATGTTTTGGACCAACGGCTCCCTCCTCCCACGACTGAAGTTTATGGACCGATGGTTTCTATGGCAAAAATCGCATTTGCATGCTTGAATGTTGATCCCCAATCTCGGCCAACCATGAAGCATGTGTCTCAGGAGCTATCATCTCACAAACCATTTTCTCTCGAGTCATTTCACACAATCACATTAGAAGAATTCTTGCATGGAGGAAGAGTACTAGGGTAG